In Candidatus Contubernalis alkalaceticus, the genomic window TGGAAATCATTTCTTCCACCTCCTCAGGTCGAGTCTTTCCCAGAATAACGGTAATTTCATCTTTCTTTTCTGAGGATACACCACCACGAGTTAAAATATTCTCTGCCCAAGCAGTAAATAATCTATATTCTTCAGCTTCCATTTTCTTTATAGTTACCAGTAATTTTTTCAAGCGCTCAATAACTTCTTCTAGATCTTTAGCCTGATCTAGTAAAAATACTGCTCCCATCAGGCTGGAAAGTTCAAGCAATTCTTCTTGGTCATAGGATGAAACACTAATTAGATTATAGCGAAAATCCAACACGTGCTCTACAAAAAGTTCAAAACTGTCCAGTGTTTCCTTGAAGTTAAGTGGAACATTCCATGTTTCTTGACCGTTGTAAAGAACTATTGGAACTATAACAGGCAATCGAAAACCCTTACGCTCCGCTTCTTTTTGAGAAATATTTTTAAATATATCCCGCCAAATTTCTGTCATATATAGCAGTAATCGGTAAGGTATAAGGAAATCTACTGTAGACTGCAGCTCCATGAGCACGTAAAATATAACATCTTTTTCTTTTAGTCTGGCACGGTAGATTAAGTCTGCTTCTTTGTTCTGGAAATCCTGCAGTATAAAGGATTTATCAATCCTTACCAGATTAGTTTCGTCAACCTGTTCAGCCCAACCTGTTTTAATAAAACTTCTGATAAGCTGTATAAAAGCTTTTTTGCTAGACAACAGATATTTATAGCCAGTATCGTGGGGCATGTGTATCTGTTCTCGATCACTTGGCATGAATAAATACTCTCCTATAATTTCTTTATCTTATTATACCACGGTAACTCTCTGTAAAAAAGTAGTTTAAAAGTAAATATATAATAAGTAATTTTTTTAAATTATGGCAACCATTATAAACAGAAAAAACAAATGTGTCAAACCAATAGGTAATGGTAGCTTACATAAAAAATACTTTAGTGCTTTAAAGTTGTGGGGGACTGTCCCCGAGAGGGAGATTCTGGAAATTGCCGGGGCAAGAGCCGGAAACTCCCGGGCATCAACGTGGAACGGCACCAACCAAACCGACAAGGGCCGGGCAATAAAAAACAGCCTTTGGGATGATTCTGGAAAAATGACCGAAATATTATGCTGGTATTTATATTTTATCAAGCTCAGTAAGCCATTTATTTAGCTCGTCTACTTCTAGCTTTGTTTCCGCTCCTCCGCCTATGTTCATCATATAATCTAAGTCTATTTTATCAAAAAAGCGAAAAAGCACTTTCATGCCCCACTCTTTAGATTCATGTTCATTCCAATATAAAAAGGCACGAAGTCTATCCATAATAATATCTTCATAGGATATAACATAGACATATAAGTTATCGGTTTCGTTTATATTAATTTTATTTACTTTACCATAAGATCCTGCAAGCTCATCATCTGGAAATTCAATCGCTAGATCTAATTCATTATAAACTAAATGTCTTCCCTCTATCTTAAACCCAATCTTTTGTAGTAACTGGATTACTTTGTTCCTTTTATTAGTTATAACATCTAAGTCTCGAGTTGAATAACTTCTATCTGTATATATTTCAACAGAAAAACCGCCAACAATAATTGGCTTCACACTCTCCACTTCTAACAACTTGGTAATAATAGCCATAGCGTAAAGCATGGTATTATACTTGTCGTCAGGGTTAAGACGTTTTAGTTCCTTTATAGCCCATTCCAAATATTTAATTTTCATTATTTTCTTTTAAAACCAGCAAGAATTTTGGTTTCGCCTGGGTCTCTTGGTCTTTTACGCCCTGAACTATAATTTGGTTGAGATCTAACAAAAGTGCTAATTCGTATATCTTTTGCAACAACCTCAGGCGAATTGCTCTTCTTTTTAATTTCGTTTAAATTAATTTTTCTCATAAAAATCACCTTATTATTTTTATTTATCATATCCTCCGCTAGCTCAATTTCAGTTAACCTTCAATATACCTGCAGTTGCCCTAACAACACCTTTTCGTTTCACTCGTTTCGTCCTCTTGATAGTTATTTTATTTTTATCATGAGTAAATTATACCAAATCACCGGGCTTAATTTTGGCAATCTTTAACAATTAGCCAATCACTATTCTACCATTTTTTCCTACTCTTTTTTTCATTGGTAACATAAATAATACCTCCAAATAAAATACTGTCTCTTTAAGTATATCATAGAAAAATAATTATATAAAACACCTTTAGTCATATAAGATACAATATGTTTTAGCAATTTAACCTAGTTTAAATTAACTTACATAAACCTATTTTACCAGACTGATTTTCTATTAAATTACCCTCTTGAAGAATTCAAGAGGGTAATTTAATAGAAAATACTTTAGTGCTTTAAAGTCGTGGGGGACTGACCCCTTTTGGGAGATTCTGGAAGCTTGTCTGGAAGAATCTCCGGGCACTGGATGTACGACAGACATACTTAATTCCTTTTTCTTCTAAGTATAAAAAGAAATCTCTTGAGGGATATCCCCTATCAAAAAGTATGAGATCATTTTTTAATCCCAACTGTTCTAATTTCTCAATCAGTTGGAGGGCTATCTCTCTTTCGCCAGTAGTATATTTTGTAATTATCGAAGTAATCATCATATCGTTTTCTATGTCGTATATACAAGATGCCTTTGCCCGTGCAAGTTTTACCGTTTTACCTCCTTCAACATAACCAAAGGCGTCCCTCAGGCGTTGTGAATTATTAATTTCTAAGATTGAGGCATCAATGGCAGATAGCCGATATCCTTTAAATGTCTTATAATCTTCGTCTCCATAATACCAGCTTGTTATAGCATCAGCCATTATTATAAAGGCTGTGGGGGAAATTTTTTGTCTTGCTTGGGAATATGCTTGTTTTGTAATACTCTCTTCATCTCCTTTGATAGCTTTTAAGTATGAGTCTAATTCCAACTGAAGAGTCTTTTTTACAAAGTTTAGCTGAAACAAAATGAGGCTTTTAAAATCCATTTTACAGTTGGCAGCACGAGTAAAATACGTTTGCTTCATACGTGTTTCACACATAAATATATTATCATCAATAAGTAATTTTGTAATAGATAATGCTTCTAAAAATTTTTTTATCATTCATCATCCCCACTATCAATTTGATATACCAAAAAATGGTATCCAAGTCGATTATGGGGGAATTTTAGCAGTGTCAAGTGTTTTTTACTATTATTGGGTGCTTTTTCTATATTTTTTTTCGATTGCTTCTTATTGATAATCTCAATTACCTATTTATGGTAGCATAGCCTGATGACATTGGGACTGTCCCCGGGAGGGAGATTCTGGAAGTTGCCAGGGGCAAGGGCCGGAAGCTCCCGGGCATCCCCGGGAGGGAGATTCTGGAAATTGCCGGGGCAAGGGCCGGAATCTACCGGGCATGTATTTAAAGAATTGTTTCCTGCTCCTACCCGAACCAATTAAAAACTTTCTTTTACAAAAATACTTTAGTGCTTTAAAGTTATGGGGGACTGTCCCCGGGAGGGAGATTCTGGAAATTGCCAAGGGCAAGGGCCGGAAGCTCCGGGCAGTGGGGGACTGTCCCCGAGAGGGAGATTCTGGAAGTTGCCAGGGGCAAGGGCCGGAAGCTCCCGGGCACCAGCTGTCTTTTTCCCTTTGTTGATTTGCGTGATTTTTCTTATTGATACTAGCAAAGCTGATTTACTATGCATCAATAGCCTCTGTAGTTCTCTAACCTTGCGTTTATTTCCAAAACTTTCGGCACGGAATATTCGTTGTTGCAATTTTTCTACATATCTGTTAACATGAACCCAATTGATTTGTTTCCATGTTTTAGTATCGTCAGGTAATGTGGACTTCATTTTTAATGAAGTATTTCTCATCTGTTACCTTCCTTTGGAATTATTGCTTTCCGCTTTATTCCGTGTTGTACACCAGTTAGAATTCAGCACCCTTTCAAGTGTGTCATTTGACACTATCTGCCCAGTTATTTCTTATTCCTGTTGGTTTGCACCACAGCAGCATTTGCTTTTTCTAACGTTCCTTTACCCTCTAGAGAATTGTATCTTCCTTGCGGTTGACCTACCATTAATATGGACTCTATAGGGCTTACCAAGTTTGACTTCCATTAGTTGCGGACGGGTTAGGTCTATTCAGTACGCCGACAGATATGTGGGTAGTTACACATGCACATGAAAAGTTGCATTTTCCTATCTGTAATACAATAGCAAAGCGTATCCTATCTATTGCTGCCCCTAACGACGCTTAATCATAGACCATACCACCCTTTCCCTTGCCCTTAACCATCTCGGATACTTAATAGTCAATTAGGCTTTTCCTCATGCAACCCACCCCAGAATTACTTCTGACGCAGTTTCGGATGGGAATGTCTTTACTACTAAGACAGCAGATATATCTGCACTAATGTTTCTCAAGAAGAAGTCACTTCTTGTCGCACTTTCACGTGGGGCTCTTTCATCCCCTTCTCTATGCCGGTTTATCCCGGCGCTTCGGACTGACCCCTTTTGGGGATTTTTGGTAGGGCTCGCCCCTTCCGAAATTGCCCGTGCCCGAGCAACTGTTAGTTAAATTTAACTTGAAGTTCTTTTCCTAATGCATGAGCTATCTTACTTAGCAACTCAATACTTGGATTATATTCACCGCTTTCCAAGCGAGATATTGCAGATTGTTTGGTTCCGATTTTTTCAGCTAATTCTTTTTGACTTAGCCCTTGCTCAATCCTAAACTTAATTAGTTCTCTTTTAATATCATAAATAGGTTTTAATTTATCGAATTCTTCTCTAACATCAGGACATTGTAATAATTTATATTTTACTTCTTCGTGGTTCACTTTAGATCACCCCTTTGCAGGTAGTTTTTCATTCTTCTTATAGCAATATTAATGTCTTTCTTAGGTATTTTGGCAGTAGTTTTTCTAAAACCATGCAACAAGATAAATTTACCATTAAAAAAATGAAAATAAAAGATTCGGAAGTTGTTGGAACTATGTTTAATCCTAAGTTCCCATAAACCACCAGAATCTTTAATGCTTTTTATATGAGGGAGGCCAAGTGCAAAACCAAATTCCGATAACAGATCAATTTCTCTAAGAACTTTAGCTTGTTCTTTATGATTAAGACTAGAAATGAAATCGAAAACAGGATGCTTACCTTTTTCTTTATAATATTCAACTATATACACTTTATCACTCCTAGGATACTTCTATTATATAACATATACGTTATAAATGCAAAAAGAAAACTGGGGACGAAATAAGATTAATTTTGATTTGATTTAACATAAACCTATTTTACCGGACTGATTTTTTGTTAAATTAACCTCTTGAATTCTTCAAGAGGTTAATTTAACAAAAAATACTTTAGTGCTTTAAAGTTGTGGGGGACTGACCCGAGAGGGAGATTCTGGAAATTGCCGCAGGGCAAGGGCCGGAAACTCCCGGGCATTCTCCATCTATTCATTGCTTTTTTCAAACCGCCAGGCATCTCTGACCATCTCATTTATCCCGCGCTTTGCTTTCCAACCAAGCTCCTTTTCAGCTTTACCGGCATCAGCATAGCTTGAATCGATGTCTCCCGGCCTACGGCCTACTATTTCATAAGGTATTATAATCCCATTGACACTCTCAAAAGCTTTAACCAGCTCCAGCACCGAAGTCCCTCTGCCTGTCCCAAGATTATAAACATGAACCCCATTATCTAATTTTTCAATGGCAGCCACATGTCCTTTGTCCAGATCAACCACGTGGATGTAATCTCTAACACCGGTTCCGTCCACAGTATCATAATCGTTTCCAAATACGCTTAATTCTTTCAATTTCCCGTTGGCCACCCGGGTCACAAAAGGCATCAGGTTATTGGGAATGCCGTTGGGATCCTCCCCAATCAATCCACTCTCATGAGTACCTACCGGATTGAAATACCGAAGCAGTGATACTGCAAACCCGGGATTGGCCTTTGCAGTATCTGTCAGAATACGTTCACTCATGGCCTTGGTTTCCCCATAGGGATTGGTGGTGGGCAAAAGCTCCATAGTCTCCACAAATGGTACTTCATTCTCACCATATACGGTGGCTGATGAGCTGAATACAAACTTGCCAACACCATATTTCAGACAGGCTCTGCTCAAAACCATGGTACTGACGGTGTTATTATAATAATCCAGAGGCTTCTCTACCGACTCACCCACCGCCTTAAGCCCTGCAAAATGAATCACACCATGAATTTGATGGGTAGAGAACACTTCCTCCACTAAAGCTTCATCTGTCACATCAATCTTATAAAAAAAAACTTCCTTACCTGTTATCTCTTTTACTCTATCTATGGTCTACACCTTACTGTTGCAAAGATTATCCGCAACAATCACCCTGTGCCCCGCTTCCAACAGAGCAACACAGGTATGTGAGCCAATATAACCGGCACCGCCGGTGACTAATATATTCATGAGATAAGATCCCTCCAACTCCTGTTTCTATATGGTTATATACTTCCGGTAAAGCCATATCCCCGGGGCTTTTCCTAATCCCTGCTAAACAAATCCCTGGTATAAACCTTATCCTCTACATCCTTAATTTCATCCGACAGCCTGTTTGCCACAATCACATCTGAAATCTTCTTAAATTCATCAAAGTCTTTAATAACTCTTGAATTATAAAAATCATCTGAATCCAGGGCAGGCTCGTACACCACAACTTCAATACCCTTTGCCTTGATACGCTTCATAACCCCTTGTATAGCTGACTCTCTAAAGTTATCAGAATCCATCTTCATGGTCAGTCTATAAATACCTACTACCTTGGGATGCTTGGCTAATATCCTATCTGAAATATGGTCTTTTCTGGTTCTATTGGCATCCACAATAGCTCCCATTATATTATTAGGTACATCTTCATAATTAGCCAGCAGCTGTTTGGTATCTTTAGGAAGACAATAACCGCCGTATCCAAAGGAAGGATTGTTATAATGGTTACCAATACGGGTATCAAGACATACCCCTTCTACAATTTGCTGAGTGTTTAATCCCCTAACCTCTGCATATGAATCCAGTTCATTAAAAAAAGCTACTCTCATGGCAAGATATGTATTGGCAAATAATTTTATGGCTTCTGCTTCTGTTGAATTGGTAAATAACACATCAATATCCTCTTTAATAGCTCCCTGCACTAAAAGATCCGCAAACTTCTTGGCTCTCTGGGATTGTTCTCCCACAATAATCCGGGTAGGATACAAGTTATCATATAGCGCTTTTCCTTCTCTTAAGAATTCCGGTGAGAAAATAATGTTTTCTGTTTCAAACCTCTCTCTTATCTTTTCTGTATACCCTACCGGCACGGTTGACTTTATTCTTTCACAAAAACACTTTAGCGCTTTAAAGTTGTGGGGGACTGTCCCCGGGAGGGAGATTCTGGAAATTGCCGAAAGGCAAGGGCCGGAAGCTCCCGGGCACTACCGGCACGGTTGACTTTATTCTTTCACAAAAACACTTTAGCGCTTTAAAGTTGTGGGGGACTGTCCCCGGGAGGGAGATTCTGGAAATTGCCGAAAGGCAAGGGCCGGAAGCTCCCGGGCACTAACTAACAACTACTTCCCCAAACAACACTTCTTATATTTCTTCCCGCTGCCACAGGGGCATGGATCATTTCTGCCAACTTTCTTTTTCGTCTTGAAACTGTAAACCTTTGACTCCTGGCTTCCTTTAAACTCAAAAGGCTCTTTAGGCAGAGGTCTTAGATGCGGTTTTTCATACTTCTCGAAAATCTCCTGGGGCGTGTGGCCGTGGTTCTCCCACAGTCTGGTGTGATTTGCCAGATCCATTACCAACTGCATTACTTCGTTTACTTGCTCTTCACTCTTAAAGTTTACATCCCTGTTATTAAAGATGTCAAAAACTTCATTTATTTGAAAGCCAAATTGGCATATTCCCTGGATATCACTGCATATTACTTCAGCTTTATAATCATCACCATCAAGAAGGTTCTCAGCTATATAATCTTTTAAAGCATTGTACTGCTCAGTAACTTCAAAGTATAGTTCATCTTTATATTTTAGAAGCTCTTCTTTCTCCGGGATGTAATAGGGCTTCCCTTTACTTTGCTTTAACTGCTCATCAAAATCACGAAACTCCAGAATTGATTCAGCAACAAAATAGTCTTTATGTATCTCGACGAAGTTATCTTTTAGTTCCTTGAGAGCTTCCTTCATAATATTGCTGACAGCCTGTCCATCAACCTTATCTTCATTTTGTGAGTTGTAAATCTCAACCACCTTATCTTTATGGACTATGCCATACAGGTGAGTTAGAGATATTGCATAGTCTATAACTAGTTGTTTGTTCATAGGTTCTCCTTCTGATGACACTTCTTCAGCAGCTAACCGTATCTTAGCCTCATTAACTGCCATTTCATGGGTCCTCTTATTTTCTAAGTTACTGCTTATCTTAATGAGTTCATTCCTTTTCAGCTTACCAATATAATTATCCACCAGCTCTTGATACTCCTGGTCATTTAGCAAGGATTTATAATAATTAGCCCGGCGAGCTTGCTTGTCTAGTATCTGTCCTATTCTACTATTAGATAGGCAATACTGAGCAGCAATCTCTTTATAGGTCATGCCCTGTAGGAACAGTTTAACCATCTCTTTATTCTTTTTGTTTCCAGTTAAAATATCTGTATTGATACCTTCAAAGGCAGCAAGTTTTTCTTTTTTATTCAATGATTTGGCTCCTCTCAGGCAATAGTTCTCTTACCCCTCATGTCCACACTCATACCTCAAGCAAATCCAACAGCATTACCACTATACCTAGTCACCTCGCCACCTAGCCTTTAGTTACTTCTTTGCTTTTGTTGGGTCGGAGTGTGCATTCGGGGAGGTCTACGGGGCTACTCCTCCTAATTGGAAAAATTTGCCCGGGACAGACCCCTTCTGGGAGATTCTGGAGGCTTGCCCGGAAGAATCTCCCGAGCACTTATGGCGTTTTATCTTTTAGGGTTTAAATGATATGTAGCCTCGGATTTTATGCTTAAAAGATGTCCACAAGCTTGTCGTTAGGGGAAAGTTCACAAGCACTAAAATGGCCGCTCTTAACCAGCGGCCTGCATAAAATTACTTTAATGCTTTAAAGTGCTGTGGGACTGTCCCCGGGAGGGAGATTCTGGAAATTGCCAGGGGCAAGGGCCGGAAGCTCCCGGGCATTTTATATTTTACATAATGTTTGTTGCTGGACTTATTAAAAAATCCTCTTGAACCGCTGGAAGAATCTCCCGGGCAGAAATTACCAGAGCAATTTCTGTAATAGGACAATCCTTCACTCAAATATTTTTAACTAGGGGGTGTCCGTATGTCCGATGAAATATCTCTTTCAGATTTAAATCTTGAAAAAGATATGGAAAAACAAGTTAAAAGTATTATCCTGTTGGTTGACGATAAAGTTGTATCTGAATTTGGACTTAACGGTCCATCAATTGTAAAAATACCTGGAACAACAATTTCAATCGTAAATGAAAAGCAAAAAACAAAACAAAAAACAAAACAAAAAACACAAAAAAATAAAAAGAAACAGCATCCACCGCCAAGCATTAGAAAAAAAATAGAGTCAACTGGCCTTGCACAAGAAATTAAAGATTATATAATCAACGACTTAAAAAATAATATAAATAATTATCATGCCAATGATATTGTAAAAACCTGTCTTGATACAGAGGCTTCAAATCTAAGTATACAATCTCAAAAAGAACTTGTAAATAAATGTATAAAAAACAGATCCTTCATCAAGCAAAATAATTTTGAAGAAAGCTCTACTTTACTTATTAAGGAAGGGAGTATAAACCATGTCTACATTGAAGCCTGGTATAACGGCCTGATAAGAGTCCTCGAAAATACCTGT contains:
- a CDS encoding Rpn family recombination-promoting nuclease/putative transposase produces the protein MPSDREQIHMPHDTGYKYLLSSKKAFIQLIRSFIKTGWAEQVDETNLVRIDKSFILQDFQNKEADLIYRARLKEKDVIFYVLMELQSTVDFLIPYRLLLYMTEIWRDIFKNISQKEAERKGFRLPVIVPIVLYNGQETWNVPLNFKETLDSFELFVEHVLDFRYNLISVSSYDQEELLELSSLMGAVFLLDQAKDLEEVIERLKKLLVTIKKMEAEEYRLFTAWAENILTRGGVSSEKKDEITVILGKTRPEEVEEMISNVERVLKKSWQEAEKQGIEQGIEKGMQKGIEKGMQKVAKQMLSEGENIEKITKYTGLSKEVIEKLR
- a CDS encoding DUF6036 family nucleotidyltransferase, with protein sequence MKIKYLEWAIKELKRLNPDDKYNTMLYAMAIITKLLEVESVKPIIVGGFSVEIYTDRSYSTRDLDVITNKRNKVIQLLQKIGFKIEGRHLVYNELDLAIEFPDDELAGSYGKVNKININETDNLYVYVISYEDIIMDRLRAFLYWNEHESKEWGMKVLFRFFDKIDLDYMMNIGGGAETKLEVDELNKWLTELDKI
- a CDS encoding transposase, which translates into the protein MIKKFLEALSITKLLIDDNIFMCETRMKQTYFTRAANCKMDFKSLILFQLNFVKKTLQLELDSYLKAIKGDEESITKQAYSQARQKISPTAFIIMADAITSWYYGDEDYKTFKGYRLSAIDASILEINNSQRLRDAFGYVEGGKTVKLARAKASCIYDIENDMMITSIITKYTTGEREIALQLIEKLEQLGLKNDLILFDRGYPSRDFFLYLEEKGIKYVCRTSSARRFFQTSFQNLPKGVSPPRL
- a CDS encoding helix-turn-helix transcriptional regulator → MNHEEVKYKLLQCPDVREEFDKLKPIYDIKRELIKFRIEQGLSQKELAEKIGTKQSAISRLESGEYNPSIELLSKIAHALGKELQVKFN
- a CDS encoding type II toxin-antitoxin system RelE/ParE family toxin; this encodes MYIVEYYKEKGKHPVFDFISSLNHKEQAKVLREIDLLSEFGFALGLPHIKSIKDSGGLWELRIKHSSNNFRIFYFHFFNGKFILLHGFRKTTAKIPKKDINIAIRRMKNYLQRGDLK
- a CDS encoding YecA family protein; protein product: MNKKEKLAAFEGINTDILTGNKKNKEMVKLFLQGMTYKEIAAQYCLSNSRIGQILDKQARRANYYKSLLNDQEYQELVDNYIGKLKRNELIKISSNLENKRTHEMAVNEAKIRLAAEEVSSEGEPMNKQLVIDYAISLTHLYGIVHKDKVVEIYNSQNEDKVDGQAVSNIMKEALKELKDNFVEIHKDYFVAESILEFRDFDEQLKQSKGKPYYIPEKEELLKYKDELYFEVTEQYNALKDYIAENLLDGDDYKAEVICSDIQGICQFGFQINEVFDIFNNRDVNFKSEEQVNEVMQLVMDLANHTRLWENHGHTPQEIFEKYEKPHLRPLPKEPFEFKGSQESKVYSFKTKKKVGRNDPCPCGSGKKYKKCCLGK